The Streptomyces sp. NBC_01353 genome contains a region encoding:
- a CDS encoding sugar-binding domain-containing protein, with protein MSAGRSALRMGPAELVQAAAMARRFYLEGKSKIQIAEEFGVSRFKVARVLETALERDLVRIEIRVPAELDAERSDALRARYGLRHAVVVESPAEGEDESPDPENLGEVAADLLGELVNEGDVLGLAWGRSTIHMAAALDRLPPCTVVQLTGVYDAGTAERGSVEAVRRAAQVSGGEAHPIYAPMLLPDPATAAALRNQTGIARAFEYFDKVTVACVSIGSWEPGISTVHDMLTDEERAHYASLGVAAEMSAHLFDTEGRRVGRDLGERCITVEADRLRRIPEVVAIAGGQRKAAAIGAVLRSGLVTSLVTDRAAADYLLTESAPGSRPALERADPDGV; from the coding sequence ATCTCGGCGGGACGGTCAGCCCTGCGGATGGGACCCGCGGAGCTGGTGCAGGCGGCGGCCATGGCCCGCCGCTTCTACCTCGAGGGTAAGTCCAAGATCCAGATTGCCGAGGAGTTCGGCGTGAGCCGCTTCAAGGTGGCCCGGGTCCTGGAGACCGCCCTCGAACGCGACCTCGTACGGATCGAGATCCGCGTACCCGCGGAGCTGGACGCCGAGCGCTCCGACGCGCTGCGTGCCCGCTACGGGCTCCGCCACGCCGTCGTCGTCGAGTCCCCGGCCGAGGGCGAGGACGAGTCGCCCGACCCGGAGAACCTCGGCGAGGTCGCGGCCGACCTGCTCGGCGAGCTGGTCAACGAGGGCGACGTCCTCGGCCTGGCGTGGGGCCGCTCCACCATCCACATGGCAGCGGCCCTCGATCGGCTGCCCCCGTGCACGGTCGTGCAGCTCACGGGCGTGTACGACGCCGGGACCGCCGAACGCGGCTCGGTCGAGGCGGTACGGCGTGCCGCCCAGGTCTCCGGCGGCGAGGCGCACCCCATCTACGCGCCGATGCTGCTGCCCGACCCCGCGACGGCGGCCGCGCTGCGGAACCAGACCGGTATCGCCCGGGCCTTCGAGTACTTCGACAAGGTCACCGTCGCCTGTGTGTCCATCGGCTCCTGGGAGCCGGGCATCTCCACCGTGCACGACATGCTCACGGACGAGGAGCGCGCGCATTACGCCTCCCTCGGCGTCGCCGCCGAGATGTCCGCGCACCTCTTCGACACCGAAGGGCGCCGGGTCGGGCGTGACCTGGGCGAGCGCTGTATCACCGTCGAGGCGGACCGGCTGCGCCGGATCCCCGAGGTCGTGGCGATCGCGGGCGGTCAGCGCAAGGCGGCGGCGATCGGCGCGGTGCTCCGCTCCGGGCTCGTCACCAGCTTGGTGACCGACCGCGCGGCGGCGGACTACCTCCTCACCGAGTCGGCCCCCGGCTCGCGTCCGGCGCTTGAGCGCGCGGACCCGGACGGGGTCTGA